From Salarias fasciatus chromosome 5, fSalaFa1.1, whole genome shotgun sequence, a single genomic window includes:
- the rpusd4 gene encoding pseudouridylate synthase RPUSD4, mitochondrial isoform X2 — MSGCRRLAAACGRSSGLSALFSPVRPPTPLRRSHATAAERAPGSDAGDKPPLRAIDLARKVQREKEKEKEERAKPRAAEAPLSPQQRTVAELKRLSSQLQNVHPNVLAKHLHRGLLYRDDDLLVLNKPYGVPVRDSRLTSISSVLPVLSKMVDGMKVKSESQLFPCLALEKDATGVLLLARSEGTVEHILTLNKNNQVKTKYWVVTVGIPVPSEGVIDIPIIEREVVGPKPHYKMALSPVFRMNDAGDGVVKVRSHQQAQRAATKYTVLDSSSGCSLVELQPFTGVKHQLRVHMALALGCPILGDHKYSHWDKLAPQKLPKGVLGKLGLEQAKARHIPLHLHARQLSLPGGSQTDVDVSCPLPKYFTQTLSRLYLTPPEKKMINIPFEVKLFWNPSEERTSSVRHWFTAARKKQ, encoded by the exons ATGAGCGGCTGCCGGAGGCTGGCGGCTGCGTGCGGCCGGAGCTCCGGGCTCAGCGCGCTCTTCTCTCCGGTCAGACCCCCGACGCCCCTCCGCCGGAGTCACGCCACCGCCGCTGAACGCGCCCCGGGCTCGGACGCCGGGGACAAGCCCCCGCTGAGGGCCATAGACCTGGCCCGGAAGGTCCAgcgggagaaggagaaggagaaggaggagagggcGAAGCCGCGGGCCGCCGAGGCTCCGCTGTCCCCGCAGCAGAGGACGGTGGCGGAGCTGAAGCGGCTCAGCTCGCAGCTGCAGAACGTCCATCCCAACGTGCTGGCCAAACATCTGCACAGGGGCCTGCTGTACCGGGACGACGACCTGCTGGTCCTCAACAAACCCTACGGGGTTCCTGTCAGAG ACTCCAGGCTCACGTCCATCTCCTCCGTGCTCCCCGTCCTGTCAAAGATGGTTGATGGGATGAAGGTAAAGTCAGAATCTCAGCTGTTTCCCTGTCTGGCTCTGGAGAAAGACGCCACCGGAGTGCTCCTGCTGGCCAGGAGCGAAGGAACAGTGGAGCACATACTCACCCTGAACAAGAACAACCAAGTGAAGACGAAATACTG GGTGGTCACTGTTGGAATTCCTGTGCCATCTGAAGGAGTGATCGACATTCCCATCATAGAGCGAGAGGTCGTTGGTCCAAAGCCACACTATAAG ATGGCTCTCAGTCCTGTCTTCCGTATGAATGACGCAGGTGACGGGGTCGTCAAAGTCCGCAGCCATCAGCAAGCCCAGCGCGCCGCGACCAAGTACACCGTCCTGGACAGCAGCAGTGGCTGCAGCCTAGTGGAGCTTCAGCCGTTCACTG GAGTGAAGCACCAGCTGAGGGTTCACATGGCGCTGGCTCTTGGATGCCCCATTCTTGGAGACCATAAATACTCACACTGGGACAAACTGGCACCTCAG AAACTGCCAAAAGGTGTGCTGGGGAAGCTCGGACTGGAGCAGGCGAAGGCGCGACACATCCCTCTTCATCTGCACGCACGGCAGCTGTCACTGCCAGGAGGCAGCCAGACCGACGTCGACGTGTCCTGCCCCCTGCCCAAATACTTCACACAAACTCTGAGTCGACTGTATCTAACCCCCCctgagaaaaaaatgataaacatCCCATTTGAAGTTAAATTATTTTGGAACCCATCTGAGGAGCGGACATCGAGTGTGAGGCATTGGTTCACTGCTGCAAGAAAGAAGCAATAA
- the rpusd4 gene encoding pseudouridylate synthase RPUSD4, mitochondrial isoform X1 codes for MSGCRRLAAACGRSSGLSALFSPVRPPTPLRRSHATAAERAPGSDAGDKPPLRAIDLARKVQREKEKEKEERAKPRAAEAPLSPQQRTVAELKRLSSQLQNVHPNVLAKHLHRGLLYRDDDLLVLNKPYGVPVREDSRLTSISSVLPVLSKMVDGMKVKSESQLFPCLALEKDATGVLLLARSEGTVEHILTLNKNNQVKTKYWVVTVGIPVPSEGVIDIPIIEREVVGPKPHYKMALSPVFRMNDAGDGVVKVRSHQQAQRAATKYTVLDSSSGCSLVELQPFTGVKHQLRVHMALALGCPILGDHKYSHWDKLAPQKLPKGVLGKLGLEQAKARHIPLHLHARQLSLPGGSQTDVDVSCPLPKYFTQTLSRLYLTPPEKKMINIPFEVKLFWNPSEERTSSVRHWFTAARKKQ; via the exons ATGAGCGGCTGCCGGAGGCTGGCGGCTGCGTGCGGCCGGAGCTCCGGGCTCAGCGCGCTCTTCTCTCCGGTCAGACCCCCGACGCCCCTCCGCCGGAGTCACGCCACCGCCGCTGAACGCGCCCCGGGCTCGGACGCCGGGGACAAGCCCCCGCTGAGGGCCATAGACCTGGCCCGGAAGGTCCAgcgggagaaggagaaggagaaggaggagagggcGAAGCCGCGGGCCGCCGAGGCTCCGCTGTCCCCGCAGCAGAGGACGGTGGCGGAGCTGAAGCGGCTCAGCTCGCAGCTGCAGAACGTCCATCCCAACGTGCTGGCCAAACATCTGCACAGGGGCCTGCTGTACCGGGACGACGACCTGCTGGTCCTCAACAAACCCTACGGGGTTCCTGTCAGAG AAGACTCCAGGCTCACGTCCATCTCCTCCGTGCTCCCCGTCCTGTCAAAGATGGTTGATGGGATGAAGGTAAAGTCAGAATCTCAGCTGTTTCCCTGTCTGGCTCTGGAGAAAGACGCCACCGGAGTGCTCCTGCTGGCCAGGAGCGAAGGAACAGTGGAGCACATACTCACCCTGAACAAGAACAACCAAGTGAAGACGAAATACTG GGTGGTCACTGTTGGAATTCCTGTGCCATCTGAAGGAGTGATCGACATTCCCATCATAGAGCGAGAGGTCGTTGGTCCAAAGCCACACTATAAG ATGGCTCTCAGTCCTGTCTTCCGTATGAATGACGCAGGTGACGGGGTCGTCAAAGTCCGCAGCCATCAGCAAGCCCAGCGCGCCGCGACCAAGTACACCGTCCTGGACAGCAGCAGTGGCTGCAGCCTAGTGGAGCTTCAGCCGTTCACTG GAGTGAAGCACCAGCTGAGGGTTCACATGGCGCTGGCTCTTGGATGCCCCATTCTTGGAGACCATAAATACTCACACTGGGACAAACTGGCACCTCAG AAACTGCCAAAAGGTGTGCTGGGGAAGCTCGGACTGGAGCAGGCGAAGGCGCGACACATCCCTCTTCATCTGCACGCACGGCAGCTGTCACTGCCAGGAGGCAGCCAGACCGACGTCGACGTGTCCTGCCCCCTGCCCAAATACTTCACACAAACTCTGAGTCGACTGTATCTAACCCCCCctgagaaaaaaatgataaacatCCCATTTGAAGTTAAATTATTTTGGAACCCATCTGAGGAGCGGACATCGAGTGTGAGGCATTGGTTCACTGCTGCAAGAAAGAAGCAATAA
- the qrich1 gene encoding transcriptional regulator QRICH1 isoform X1 translates to MNEQESGVVSFDEYVRQKARTVPQHRMKEFLESLAKGPEVLQEFSQQGGAVATTTAMVYQQQGANCIYTDSTEVAGSLLELACPVQVTSTEISPQLTVHQGSEEQLQVQVQIQEQQGQTVEQVLQVASDSQQDLQGISTAQLVQQAELTEEQQQQIQAQLVAAVAGGQQIQLSSGQQIQLQGTQHIQLPGGQQIQLQPGQQIQLQGGQQIQIQTIEAMSPPQHQESLREAERRPGSATVLQPAKKRKVDVPLAVSYAVPQGQQVATVLTIPQGQQQSYVSLRPDLLTVDSAQLYSTTGTITGPTGETWTIPVYSTPQQQGVTHIAIPQETYSTVQVTTTNGKEKMSPGSSSRSADLQPASAATQEEIVQTLFPAQFMNGNIHIPVAVQTVGGTYNTTQSVHIWDPSQQQIQGEEGQEQQLHLQGQIEAEAQPPTEILVPVSLKPDEGLEVWRLWAERKNEELSKREKTFAPIGRRQPLRFQEDLVSSAVAELSLGLSLMTQEARGSEDEQFAPDVLYYVFLCIQKYLSENGRVDDIFSDPYYTRFCESLHKILCDWRPSVHPLGYIIPSHVTEEMLWECKQLGAHSPATLLTTLMYFNTKYFRLITPEQHLKVAFSKVLRHTRKNPANAKDKATSIRLLKGQGPNSAVQKGTDDMYEEQIEDPENPLRCPIKLYDFYLFKCPQSVKGRNDAYYMTPEPVVAPNSPMWYSSQPLTNQQVEQMLARIIVVREIQEIIGTTQENMS, encoded by the exons ATGAATGAGCAGGAGAGTGGGGTGGTCTCCTTCGATGAGTATGTGCGGCAGAAGGCCCGCACAGTGCCTCAGCACAGGATGAAAGAGTTCCTGGAGTCCCTGGCCAAGGGCCCCGAGGTGCTGCAGGAGTTCAGCCAGCAGGGAGGGGCAGTAGCCACAACCACGGCCATGGTGTACCAGCAGCAGGGAGCCAACTGCATCTACACTGACAGCACCGAGGTGGCCGGCTCTCTCCTGGAGCTCGCCTGCCCA GTTCAGGTGACGTCGACAGAGATTTCACCCCAACTGACTGTGCATCAAGGCTCTGAAGAGCAGCTCCAAGTGCAG GTTCAGATCCAGGAACAGCAGGGCCAAACGGTGGAGCAGGTCCTTCAGGTGGCCTCCGACTCTCAGCAGGACCTGCAGGGAATCTCAACAGCCCAGCTTGTGCAGCAGGCCGAGCTCACTGAGGAGCAGCAACAGCAG ATTCAGGCACAGCTGGTGGCTGCTGTGGCGGGAGGACAGCAGATCCAGCTGTCGAGTGGCCAGCAAATCCAGTTACAGGGAACCCAGCATATTCAGCTCCCGGGAGGTCAGCAAATTCAGCTTCAGCCCGGCCAGCAGATTCAGCTACAGGGTGGCcagcagatccagatccagaccaTAGAGGCCATGTCTCCTCCTCAGCATCAGGAGTCTCTcagggaggctgagaggaggcccGGCTCTGCCACTGTTCTCCAACCGGCCAAAAAGCGCAAGGTGGATGTCCCTCTGGCCGTTTCCTACGCCGTCCCGCAGGGGCAGCAGGTCGCCACTGTCCTCACCATCCCGCaggggcagcagcagagctACGTGTCGCTGCGACCGGACCTGCTCACTGTCGACAGCGCTCAGCTGTACAGCACCACGGGAACAATCACGGGTCCCACGGGCGAGACCTGGACCATCCCGGTCTACTCCACTCCGCAGCAACAGGGCGTCACTCACATCGCAATCCCGCAGGAGACGTACAGCACGGTGCAAGTCACTACCACCAACGGGAAGGAGAAAATGTCCCCCGGTTCCTCCTCGAGGTCTGCAGACCTGCAGCCGGCCTCGGCCGCAACGCAGGAAGAGATCGTACAGACGTTGTTCCCTGCGCAGTTCATGAACGGAAACATTCACATCCCCGTGGCGGTGCAGACGGTGGGAGGGACTTACAACACCACTCAGTCGGTGCACATCTGGGATCCGAGTCAACAGCAGATCCAAGGCGAAGAGGGAcaagagcagcagctccatctgCAG GGTCAAATAGAGGCGGAGGCTCAACCACCGACAGAAATCCTGGTTCCCGTCTCTCTGAAGCCTGACGAGGGTCTGGAGGTGTGGCGTCTCTGGGCGGAGCGAAAAAACGAAGAGCTGAGCAAACGAGAGAAAACGTTTGCCCCCATAGGCC GTCGTCAGCCGCTGCGTTTTCAGGAGGACTTGGTTTCCAGCGCCGTAGCGGAGTTGAGTCTGGGTCTTTCTCTGATGACTCAGGAGGCGCGAGGGTCCGAAGACGAGCAGTTTGCGCCCGATGTTCTCTATTATGTTTTCTTGTGCATACAGAAG tatctGTCGGAAAACGGACGAGTGGACGATATCTTCTCTGATCCGTACTACACACGCTTCTGTGAGAGTTTGCACAAAATCCTGTGTGACTGGAGACCCAGCGTCCACCCTTTAG GTTACATCATTCCGAGTCACGTGACAGAGGAGATGCTGTGGGAGTGTAAACAGCTCGGCGCTCATTCACCGGCCACATTGCTCACGACGCTCATGTATTTCAACACTAA GTATTTTCGCCTGATAACACCCGAACAGCACTTGAAAGTAGCCTTCTCGAAGGTTCTAAGACACACAAGGAAGAACCCAGCCAACGCCAAGGACAAAGCAACCAGTATTCGCCTTCTCAAAGGACAAGGTCCCAACAGTGCCGTACAGAAAG GAACAGATGACATGTATGAGGAACAGATCGAAGATCCTGAGAATCCTCTCCGCTGTCCCATTAAACTTTACGACTTTTACCTCTTCAAATG tcCCCAAAGCGTGAAAGGACGTAACGATGCGTACTACATGACCCCGGAGCCTGTGGTGGCGCCGAACAGCCCCATGTGGTACTCCTCTCAGCCCCTCACaaaccagcaggtggagcagatgcTGGCCCGCATCATCGTGGTCAGAGAGATCCAGGAGATCATCGGCACCACCCAGGAGAACATGAGCTAA
- the qrich1 gene encoding transcriptional regulator QRICH1 isoform X2, with product MNEQESGVVSFDEYVRQKARTVPQHRMKEFLESLAKGPEVLQEFSQQGGAVATTTAMVYQQQGANCIYTDSTEVAGSLLELACPVQVTSTEISPQLTVHQGSEEQLQVQVQIQEQQGQTVEQVLQVASDSQQDLQGISTAQLVQQAELTEEQQQQIQAQLVAAVAGGQQIQLSSGQQIQLQGTQHIQLPGGQQIQLQPGQQIQLQGGQQIQIQTIEAMSPPQHQESLREAERRPGSATVLQPAKKRKVDVPLAVSYAVPQGQQVATVLTIPQGQQQSYVSLRPDLLTVDSAQLYSTTGTITGPTGETWTIPVYSTPQQQGVTHIAIPQETYSTVQVTTTNGKEKMSPGSSSRSADLQPASAATQEEIVQTLFPAQFMNGNIHIPVAVQTVGGTYNTTQSVHIWDPSQQQIQGEEGQEQQLHLQGQIEAEAQPPTEILVPVSLKPDEGLEVWRLWAERKNEELSKREKTFAPIGRRQPLRFQEDLVSSAVAELSLGLSLMTQEARGSEDEQFAPDVLYYVFLCIQKYLSENGRVDDIFSDPYYTRFCESLHKILCDWRPSVHPLGYIIPSHVTEEMLWECKQLGAHSPATLLTTLMYFNTKYFRLITPEQHLKVAFSKVLRHTRKNPANAKDKATSIRLLKGQGPNSAVQKDDMYEEQIEDPENPLRCPIKLYDFYLFKCPQSVKGRNDAYYMTPEPVVAPNSPMWYSSQPLTNQQVEQMLARIIVVREIQEIIGTTQENMS from the exons ATGAATGAGCAGGAGAGTGGGGTGGTCTCCTTCGATGAGTATGTGCGGCAGAAGGCCCGCACAGTGCCTCAGCACAGGATGAAAGAGTTCCTGGAGTCCCTGGCCAAGGGCCCCGAGGTGCTGCAGGAGTTCAGCCAGCAGGGAGGGGCAGTAGCCACAACCACGGCCATGGTGTACCAGCAGCAGGGAGCCAACTGCATCTACACTGACAGCACCGAGGTGGCCGGCTCTCTCCTGGAGCTCGCCTGCCCA GTTCAGGTGACGTCGACAGAGATTTCACCCCAACTGACTGTGCATCAAGGCTCTGAAGAGCAGCTCCAAGTGCAG GTTCAGATCCAGGAACAGCAGGGCCAAACGGTGGAGCAGGTCCTTCAGGTGGCCTCCGACTCTCAGCAGGACCTGCAGGGAATCTCAACAGCCCAGCTTGTGCAGCAGGCCGAGCTCACTGAGGAGCAGCAACAGCAG ATTCAGGCACAGCTGGTGGCTGCTGTGGCGGGAGGACAGCAGATCCAGCTGTCGAGTGGCCAGCAAATCCAGTTACAGGGAACCCAGCATATTCAGCTCCCGGGAGGTCAGCAAATTCAGCTTCAGCCCGGCCAGCAGATTCAGCTACAGGGTGGCcagcagatccagatccagaccaTAGAGGCCATGTCTCCTCCTCAGCATCAGGAGTCTCTcagggaggctgagaggaggcccGGCTCTGCCACTGTTCTCCAACCGGCCAAAAAGCGCAAGGTGGATGTCCCTCTGGCCGTTTCCTACGCCGTCCCGCAGGGGCAGCAGGTCGCCACTGTCCTCACCATCCCGCaggggcagcagcagagctACGTGTCGCTGCGACCGGACCTGCTCACTGTCGACAGCGCTCAGCTGTACAGCACCACGGGAACAATCACGGGTCCCACGGGCGAGACCTGGACCATCCCGGTCTACTCCACTCCGCAGCAACAGGGCGTCACTCACATCGCAATCCCGCAGGAGACGTACAGCACGGTGCAAGTCACTACCACCAACGGGAAGGAGAAAATGTCCCCCGGTTCCTCCTCGAGGTCTGCAGACCTGCAGCCGGCCTCGGCCGCAACGCAGGAAGAGATCGTACAGACGTTGTTCCCTGCGCAGTTCATGAACGGAAACATTCACATCCCCGTGGCGGTGCAGACGGTGGGAGGGACTTACAACACCACTCAGTCGGTGCACATCTGGGATCCGAGTCAACAGCAGATCCAAGGCGAAGAGGGAcaagagcagcagctccatctgCAG GGTCAAATAGAGGCGGAGGCTCAACCACCGACAGAAATCCTGGTTCCCGTCTCTCTGAAGCCTGACGAGGGTCTGGAGGTGTGGCGTCTCTGGGCGGAGCGAAAAAACGAAGAGCTGAGCAAACGAGAGAAAACGTTTGCCCCCATAGGCC GTCGTCAGCCGCTGCGTTTTCAGGAGGACTTGGTTTCCAGCGCCGTAGCGGAGTTGAGTCTGGGTCTTTCTCTGATGACTCAGGAGGCGCGAGGGTCCGAAGACGAGCAGTTTGCGCCCGATGTTCTCTATTATGTTTTCTTGTGCATACAGAAG tatctGTCGGAAAACGGACGAGTGGACGATATCTTCTCTGATCCGTACTACACACGCTTCTGTGAGAGTTTGCACAAAATCCTGTGTGACTGGAGACCCAGCGTCCACCCTTTAG GTTACATCATTCCGAGTCACGTGACAGAGGAGATGCTGTGGGAGTGTAAACAGCTCGGCGCTCATTCACCGGCCACATTGCTCACGACGCTCATGTATTTCAACACTAA GTATTTTCGCCTGATAACACCCGAACAGCACTTGAAAGTAGCCTTCTCGAAGGTTCTAAGACACACAAGGAAGAACCCAGCCAACGCCAAGGACAAAGCAACCAGTATTCGCCTTCTCAAAGGACAAGGTCCCAACAGTGCCGTACAGAAAG ATGACATGTATGAGGAACAGATCGAAGATCCTGAGAATCCTCTCCGCTGTCCCATTAAACTTTACGACTTTTACCTCTTCAAATG tcCCCAAAGCGTGAAAGGACGTAACGATGCGTACTACATGACCCCGGAGCCTGTGGTGGCGCCGAACAGCCCCATGTGGTACTCCTCTCAGCCCCTCACaaaccagcaggtggagcagatgcTGGCCCGCATCATCGTGGTCAGAGAGATCCAGGAGATCATCGGCACCACCCAGGAGAACATGAGCTAA